A DNA window from Roseovarius sp. Pro17 contains the following coding sequences:
- a CDS encoding DUF2924 domain-containing protein: MTNSDPIPARLAALKTTPTPDLKQQWRELFDSEPPPFNRRYLESRLAYRIQELAYGGLKPEIVTRLEALGEQLDGGDRKKSRIRADLTPIVGTRLIREWQGVEHLITVNTDGFEWQGRPYKSLSAIARAITGTRWNGWVFFGLKNHRRGA; the protein is encoded by the coding sequence ATGACAAACTCAGATCCCATCCCAGCCCGCCTGGCCGCGCTCAAGACCACCCCAACGCCCGACCTGAAGCAGCAATGGCGCGAGCTGTTCGACAGCGAACCGCCCCCGTTCAATCGCCGGTATCTTGAAAGCCGCCTGGCCTACCGCATTCAGGAATTGGCGTATGGCGGGTTGAAGCCGGAAATTGTGACGCGGCTGGAGGCCCTCGGCGAACAGCTGGACGGCGGCGACCGCAAGAAGAGCCGCATCCGCGCCGATCTCACACCCATCGTGGGCACACGGTTGATCCGCGAGTGGCAGGGCGTGGAACATCTCATCACGGTCAACACGGACGGGTTCGAGTGGCAGGGACGGCCCTACAAATCACTGTCGGCCATCGCCCGCGCCATCACCGGCACGCGCTGGAACGGCTGGGTATTCTTCGGCCTGAAAAATCACCGGAGGGGCGCATGA
- a CDS encoding phage/plasmid primase, P4 family: MIDTEIIATYCRAVFRYVDGIVPVRVLAETGTPQKTPKQSFPDVEHLTSVLCDHAGQAADKGCGVYVVPCTVEPGQSARAENILQTCVIVIDLDKGNIDSKRTHASRHLGKPSLVIASGGITETGQQKCHLYWRLTEAATGADLERVRALRETLAVKLGGDPSFKSLAQPIRVAGTLHGKNGLTALVRTLEDNDLDYDLAELEDAAHAMPALEAPLNAIANSPSVSTGPGALDLAIRHIHSGGVDDVSRFEALSKVIGHWIRNVRRPVCTLDEAWCATRDHNAAMIVPPWDEARLHREFIALLNLDIKKNGPLPSAMPAGAEQDLAPDSSEDAIADRFASQHGADWKHVAQWGAWFKWTGQVWARDTTGGARELARMICRATASDCERPAEARRIASDRTIAASLRIAACDPRIATQTSDWDTHPLLLNTPTGIIDLQTGETLPHDPALLLTQMTTASAEGDCPLWYKFLGEITGGNKVLEAYLSRLAGYCLTGSTREQSFAFLHGDGANGKSVFLSTMTQVLGNYAATATLDTFMSVRGTRHLTELAGLRAARLVMVPETEQGQSWAEGRIKTVTGGEKIRANFMRQDHFEFAPQFKLLIAGNHRPHLSGCGEAMRRRLHLVPFDVTIPASRRDPQLVEKLTGELGGILRWMLDGCVDWQRMGLAPPDCVLEAVQQYFADEDLVGQWIAENCCEGPELRTTSKSLFSNWKSWAEQTGCAAGSTKSLGEALRQRGFRPVTVNRGRGWSGLALRHCFAAEEVAE; this comes from the coding sequence GTGATCGATACCGAAATTATCGCAACCTACTGCCGTGCGGTCTTTCGCTATGTCGACGGCATTGTCCCAGTGCGAGTGCTCGCTGAAACTGGCACCCCGCAGAAAACACCCAAGCAGTCGTTCCCGGACGTCGAGCACCTGACCAGCGTTCTTTGCGACCACGCGGGACAGGCTGCCGACAAAGGCTGCGGCGTCTACGTCGTGCCCTGCACCGTTGAACCGGGGCAATCGGCCCGTGCCGAGAATATCCTGCAGACATGCGTGATCGTCATCGACCTGGACAAAGGCAACATCGACAGCAAACGGACGCATGCTTCGCGCCACCTTGGAAAACCCTCATTGGTGATCGCATCTGGCGGCATCACCGAGACCGGTCAGCAAAAATGCCATCTCTACTGGCGGCTCACCGAGGCGGCCACCGGTGCCGATCTCGAGCGGGTCCGTGCCCTGCGGGAAACCCTCGCCGTGAAGCTCGGCGGCGACCCGTCCTTCAAGAGCCTGGCACAGCCGATCCGCGTCGCGGGAACACTCCACGGCAAGAACGGTCTGACAGCTCTTGTGCGGACTCTCGAGGACAACGATCTCGACTATGATCTTGCAGAGCTGGAGGATGCGGCCCACGCAATGCCCGCGCTGGAAGCGCCGCTGAATGCCATTGCAAATTCGCCAAGTGTCAGTACCGGCCCCGGCGCCCTGGACCTTGCGATCCGCCATATCCATTCCGGTGGTGTCGACGATGTGAGCCGCTTTGAAGCGCTATCCAAAGTAATCGGTCACTGGATCCGGAATGTCAGGCGACCTGTGTGCACATTGGATGAGGCATGGTGCGCGACACGAGACCACAACGCGGCGATGATTGTCCCGCCGTGGGACGAGGCCCGGCTCCATCGCGAATTTATTGCCCTTCTGAACTTGGACATTAAGAAGAATGGACCGCTGCCGTCGGCGATGCCTGCAGGCGCAGAACAAGACCTTGCGCCGGACAGCAGCGAAGACGCAATTGCCGACCGCTTTGCTTCACAACACGGCGCGGACTGGAAACATGTCGCGCAATGGGGAGCCTGGTTTAAGTGGACGGGCCAGGTCTGGGCGCGCGATACGACCGGCGGTGCGCGCGAACTTGCCCGCATGATTTGCCGTGCAACTGCTTCAGACTGCGAGCGGCCAGCAGAAGCTCGGCGCATTGCCAGCGACCGAACAATCGCTGCCAGCCTGAGGATCGCAGCCTGCGATCCGCGCATCGCCACGCAAACGTCTGACTGGGACACACACCCACTGCTGCTCAACACGCCCACCGGCATCATCGATCTCCAAACCGGTGAGACGCTGCCTCACGACCCTGCGCTCTTGCTGACCCAGATGACGACCGCTTCTGCCGAGGGCGACTGTCCTCTCTGGTACAAGTTCCTTGGTGAAATAACTGGCGGAAACAAAGTTCTGGAGGCTTACCTGTCCCGTCTCGCAGGTTACTGCCTGACCGGATCGACGCGGGAGCAGAGCTTCGCCTTTCTACACGGCGACGGCGCCAACGGAAAATCGGTTTTTCTCAGCACGATGACCCAAGTCCTGGGAAACTACGCCGCAACCGCGACGCTCGACACCTTCATGTCGGTGCGCGGCACGCGCCACCTGACAGAATTGGCGGGGCTGCGAGCCGCCCGCCTCGTGATGGTGCCCGAAACGGAGCAGGGCCAGAGTTGGGCCGAGGGCCGCATCAAGACCGTCACCGGTGGTGAAAAGATCCGGGCAAACTTCATGCGGCAAGACCACTTCGAGTTCGCGCCACAGTTCAAACTCCTCATTGCGGGCAATCACCGCCCCCACCTCTCGGGGTGCGGGGAAGCCATGCGGCGCCGCCTCCATCTCGTTCCGTTTGACGTCACCATCCCGGCTAGTCGACGTGATCCGCAGCTCGTGGAAAAGCTGACGGGGGAGCTAGGCGGTATTCTCCGCTGGATGCTGGACGGATGCGTCGATTGGCAGCGCATGGGTCTCGCGCCGCCGGATTGCGTGCTGGAGGCCGTGCAACAGTACTTCGCAGATGAGGATCTGGTTGGGCAATGGATCGCGGAAAACTGCTGCGAGGGCCCAGAGCTTCGCACAACGTCCAAATCGCTATTTTCGAACTGGAAGTCTTGGGCCGAACAAACTGGGTGCGCGGCAGGATCGACCAAGTCGCTAGGAGAAGCTCTGCGGCAGCGCGGCTTCCGGCCGGTGACCGTCAACAGGGGACGCGGGTGGAGCGGGTTGGCCCTGCGGCACTGCTTCGCTGCTGAGGAGGTCGCCGAATGA
- a CDS encoding DUF6552 family protein has translation MPSDAIVARPRFDSMVFVVKWCASIIQIMGYTATGFGWTPWNLYLFLIGVLGWFAVGAMWNDKALMLVHLVALGAMIVGMASGSPS, from the coding sequence GTGCCGTCTGATGCTATCGTCGCGCGCCCACGATTTGACAGCATGGTTTTTGTGGTCAAATGGTGCGCGTCAATCATCCAGATCATGGGCTACACCGCGACAGGGTTCGGATGGACACCATGGAACCTATACCTGTTTCTGATCGGTGTGTTGGGGTGGTTTGCTGTCGGTGCCATGTGGAACGACAAAGCCCTGATGCTGGTCCATCTTGTTGCACTCGGTGCAATGATTGTTGGAATGGCAAGTGGATCACCGTCGTAG
- a CDS encoding SDR family oxidoreductase yields MSVEKVALITAGGSGMGADAARQLAADGFKVGILSSSGKGEALGVELGGFGVTGSNTNPDDLSALVQGAVDRWGRVDALVNSAGHGPNGPVLEISDDDWHLGMEVYLMNVIRPTRLVTPVMQAQGGGTIINISTFAAFEPDPLFPTSGVFRAGLAAFIKLYSDKHAADNIRMNNVLPGFIDSLPETEDRRARIPMGRYGRAQEVSSVISLLASEDGGYITGQNLRIDGGLTRAV; encoded by the coding sequence ATGTCAGTAGAAAAAGTGGCACTAATCACCGCAGGCGGAAGCGGAATGGGCGCAGATGCCGCCCGCCAGTTGGCCGCCGATGGGTTCAAGGTGGGTATCCTCTCTTCGTCGGGCAAAGGCGAGGCGCTTGGCGTTGAGTTAGGCGGCTTTGGTGTCACGGGATCCAACACCAACCCCGATGACCTGTCTGCATTGGTTCAAGGCGCTGTCGACCGCTGGGGCCGTGTCGACGCTCTGGTCAACTCCGCAGGCCACGGGCCCAATGGGCCGGTGCTCGAAATTTCGGATGATGATTGGCATTTGGGCATGGAAGTTTACCTGATGAACGTCATCCGGCCGACGCGGCTTGTCACCCCAGTCATGCAGGCGCAGGGCGGCGGCACGATCATCAATATCTCAACTTTTGCGGCGTTTGAGCCTGACCCACTGTTTCCGACCTCGGGCGTCTTCCGGGCGGGTCTTGCCGCTTTCATCAAGCTTTATTCCGATAAACATGCGGCTGACAATATCCGCATGAACAACGTATTACCGGGCTTCATCGACAGTCTCCCCGAAACCGAAGATCGCCGCGCGCGCATTCCGATGGGGCGCTATGGGCGAGCGCAAGAAGTGTCCTCGGTGATTTCGTTGCTCGCCTCCGAAGATGGCGGCTACATCACTGGCCAAAACCTGCGTATTGACGGGGGATTGACCCGTGCCGTCTGA
- a CDS encoding LysR substrate-binding domain-containing protein has product MSQLPPLNGLRAFEMAGRFLNFRAAADELGVTQGAVAQQVRQLETHLGVPLFERLSKGLAFTSAGRSYHVNVAAAFEALRSATDQLKPEPGKVLVSVTPTFAAKWLIPNLPDFSAKHPDIDLRILATKKVSSFHGDGIDLAVRQGKPPFGASLDAHLLFRQEVIAVAAPSLVSEHTLPVSPQAMSSMPKLHDAHDLWPEFLGLLNIEDRGGRGLRLSQTSLAVDAALFGQGVALVSRFLVAAELEAKRLVQITPQKLTGEQDFYLLATRKSKQNSAIDSVVAWLLERAER; this is encoded by the coding sequence ATGTCACAACTTCCTCCCCTCAACGGGCTACGCGCATTTGAAATGGCTGGCAGGTTTCTGAATTTCCGTGCTGCTGCGGATGAACTGGGCGTCACTCAAGGTGCCGTCGCACAACAGGTGCGCCAGCTTGAGACGCATTTAGGGGTGCCATTGTTTGAAAGGTTATCCAAAGGGCTGGCGTTCACTTCGGCGGGTCGGAGCTATCACGTGAATGTCGCCGCGGCGTTCGAGGCACTTCGCAGTGCGACCGATCAACTCAAGCCCGAACCCGGAAAAGTGCTTGTCAGTGTCACGCCAACATTCGCTGCAAAATGGTTGATTCCCAACTTGCCTGACTTTTCGGCAAAGCACCCTGATATCGACCTTCGCATTCTGGCAACAAAAAAGGTTTCAAGCTTTCACGGCGACGGGATTGACCTTGCAGTCAGGCAAGGAAAGCCACCATTTGGTGCCTCCCTCGACGCTCACCTTCTGTTTCGTCAAGAGGTTATTGCAGTCGCAGCACCAAGCCTTGTTTCCGAGCACACTTTGCCTGTCAGCCCTCAAGCCATGTCGTCTATGCCCAAACTTCATGACGCGCATGATCTCTGGCCAGAATTTCTGGGATTGTTGAATATCGAGGACAGAGGAGGTCGTGGGCTGCGCCTTAGTCAAACGTCCTTGGCCGTGGATGCAGCACTTTTTGGTCAGGGCGTGGCTCTGGTAAGCCGCTTTCTTGTGGCTGCGGAACTTGAAGCCAAGCGATTAGTCCAAATCACACCACAAAAGCTGACCGGCGAACAGGATTTCTACCTGCTGGCCACGCGAAAATCCAAGCAGAACAGCGCGATCGATTCCGTGGTGGCGTGGTTATTAGAGCGAGCTGAAAGGTAG
- a CDS encoding site-specific DNA-methyltransferase, with the protein MAAQSAAEPKSESASLGASAIRHVPVSDLIPYANNARTHSEAQVAKIAGSIREFGFNNPVLVDAKSGIIAGHGRVLAARKLGLGRVPVIELSHLSEAQKRAYILADNRLAEQAGWDRDLLGLELADLAELGINLADIGFEGAELDALLDHGAADPKEEATPDVPDAPVSRPGDLWQLGGHRLMCGDATDAAAVKRLLNGITPHLMVTDPPYGVMYDPDWRNRAGTSETKRTGKVLNDDRADWREAWALFPGDVAYVWHGALHATTVADSLQASGFDIRSQIIWAKERLVLSRGHYHWQHEPCWYAVRGKGHWSGDRTQTTLWSIPNRDQDAATVHGTQKPVECMRRPMLNNSSQGQAVYEPFAGSGTTIIAAESCGRVCHAMELDPAYVDVAVMRWQAFTGQEARLTGPDLTFGDVSDERGAP; encoded by the coding sequence ATGGCGGCACAATCAGCAGCAGAACCAAAGAGCGAGAGCGCGTCCCTCGGCGCCTCGGCCATCCGGCACGTTCCAGTCTCGGACCTCATCCCTTACGCCAACAATGCGCGCACCCACAGTGAGGCGCAGGTGGCGAAGATTGCCGGGTCGATCCGGGAGTTCGGCTTCAACAACCCGGTTCTGGTGGATGCAAAGAGCGGCATCATCGCGGGGCACGGCCGGGTGCTCGCGGCACGCAAGCTCGGGCTGGGGCGGGTGCCGGTAATTGAGCTGTCACATCTGAGCGAAGCGCAGAAGCGGGCCTACATCCTGGCCGACAACCGGCTGGCCGAGCAGGCGGGCTGGGACCGGGATCTGCTGGGCCTGGAACTGGCAGACCTCGCGGAGTTGGGCATCAATCTGGCCGATATCGGTTTCGAAGGGGCTGAGCTGGATGCGCTGCTGGACCATGGCGCGGCGGATCCGAAAGAGGAGGCAACGCCTGACGTCCCTGACGCACCGGTCTCGCGCCCCGGCGACCTCTGGCAGCTGGGCGGGCACCGGCTGATGTGTGGCGACGCCACGGACGCGGCAGCGGTCAAACGGCTGCTCAATGGCATCACGCCGCATCTCATGGTCACCGACCCGCCCTACGGCGTGATGTATGATCCGGACTGGCGCAACCGGGCAGGGACCTCAGAGACCAAGCGCACCGGCAAGGTGTTGAACGACGATCGGGCCGACTGGCGCGAGGCCTGGGCGCTGTTTCCGGGCGATGTGGCTTATGTCTGGCACGGCGCACTGCACGCGACGACAGTCGCCGACAGCCTGCAGGCCAGCGGGTTCGATATCCGCAGCCAGATCATCTGGGCCAAGGAGCGGCTGGTGCTGAGCCGGGGCCACTATCACTGGCAGCACGAGCCTTGCTGGTACGCGGTGCGCGGCAAGGGCCACTGGTCAGGAGATCGCACGCAGACGACTCTCTGGTCGATCCCGAACAGGGACCAGGATGCGGCAACGGTGCATGGCACGCAAAAGCCGGTGGAATGCATGCGCCGCCCGATGCTGAACAATTCCAGCCAGGGGCAGGCGGTGTATGAGCCGTTCGCGGGCTCCGGCACGACGATCATTGCGGCCGAGAGCTGCGGACGGGTCTGCCATGCCATGGAGCTTGACCCGGCCTATGTCGATGTCGCGGTAATGCGCTGGCAGGCCTTCACCGGGCAAGAAGCGCGGCTCACGGGGCCTGACCTCACATTCGGGGATGTCTCGGATGAACGGGGGGCGCCATGA
- a CDS encoding DUF7220 family protein has product MTQTRILSALEAATNVILGWIVAMTTQLLVFPVIGLQVMLWQNLALSSVFTAVSFLRSYVLRRLFMRLSR; this is encoded by the coding sequence ATGACCCAGACCCGCATCCTGTCCGCGCTCGAGGCGGCAACCAATGTGATCCTCGGCTGGATTGTCGCCATGACCACGCAGCTGCTGGTCTTTCCGGTGATTGGTCTGCAGGTGATGCTGTGGCAGAATCTGGCACTGAGCAGCGTGTTCACCGCCGTGTCGTTTCTGCGCAGCTACGTCCTTCGCCGTCTCTTCATGCGGCTGAGCCGCTGA
- a CDS encoding phage terminase small subunit P27 family, with product MAPRGPKTKPTNLKLLTGTARAHRLNPREPQPEVARPDAPEHLTDAARDEWSRVVVELVALGILTHLDRGALAAYCQAYGRWSAAEAALARMAARDAVTDGLMVKTRSGNLIQNPLVGAANKAMADMVRYAAEFGMTPSARTRVVGTSEAGPNPFAQLDEWLA from the coding sequence ATGGCCCCGCGGGGACCCAAGACGAAACCCACGAATCTGAAGCTCCTCACCGGGACCGCGCGCGCCCACCGGCTCAACCCGCGTGAGCCACAGCCGGAGGTGGCACGCCCCGATGCGCCCGAGCATCTGACTGATGCCGCACGCGACGAGTGGAGCCGTGTCGTTGTCGAATTGGTGGCGTTGGGCATTCTGACCCATCTCGATCGCGGAGCATTGGCCGCCTATTGCCAAGCTTATGGTCGATGGAGCGCTGCCGAAGCGGCACTGGCGCGCATGGCTGCGCGGGACGCTGTAACTGACGGTCTGATGGTCAAGACCAGGAGCGGCAATCTGATCCAGAACCCGCTGGTCGGAGCGGCGAACAAGGCAATGGCCGACATGGTGCGCTATGCAGCCGAGTTCGGGATGACCCCGTCGGCACGGACCCGTGTGGTCGGGACAAGCGAAGCAGGGCCCAACCCATTCGCCCAGCTTGATGAATGGTTGGCCTGA
- a CDS encoding phage terminase small subunit P27 family, with the protein MVGLMGRRGRKPIPKVIEGGTAAFGALPRCPAHLTAVARKEWRRLASPLHSVGVLTVADRAALAVYCQAYSRWVEAEDKLASTPMLLKTPSGYVQQSPWLSVANKQMELMARYMGELGLTPVARARLDIAQDSPTDQVTTIEFVTVYTDKEGNRCERPLDHSGQAGSADESDVKTISYE; encoded by the coding sequence ATGGTTGGCCTGATGGGCAGGAGGGGACGCAAGCCGATACCCAAGGTCATTGAGGGCGGCACGGCCGCGTTCGGCGCGTTGCCGCGCTGTCCGGCGCATCTGACCGCTGTCGCCCGCAAGGAATGGCGCCGCCTGGCATCTCCTCTGCATTCCGTCGGGGTTCTGACGGTGGCGGATCGGGCGGCGCTTGCGGTCTATTGCCAGGCCTACAGCCGCTGGGTGGAGGCGGAGGACAAGCTTGCCAGCACGCCGATGTTGCTGAAGACGCCGAGCGGCTATGTGCAGCAATCGCCCTGGCTCTCGGTCGCCAACAAGCAGATGGAGCTGATGGCGCGCTATATGGGAGAGCTGGGGCTGACCCCGGTCGCGCGGGCGCGCCTCGACATCGCTCAGGACAGTCCGACGGATCAGGTGACGACGATCGAGTTCGTGACGGTCTACACCGACAAGGAAGGCAACCGATGCGAACGGCCTCTGGATCACTCGGGGCAGGCTGGTTCTGCTGATGAAAGTGACGTTAAAACAATAAGCTATGAGTGA
- a CDS encoding recombinase family protein encodes MAHAAPKFVAYERVSTARQERSGLGLEAQRKAIDDFAASRGADVIGRFTEVESGGKDARPELAKALHLAKLTGATLVIAKLDRLSRNAVFLLTLRDSGVRFLAVDMPEANDLTVGIMALVAQQEREAISRRTKEALAAAKARGVTLGNPNGAAALKRAGKGGEALRRTVSANADQFAHDLKAVVQDIRAQGHETLRAIAAELNRRSILTRRGGMWHVSSVRNLIRRIDCTGGAGS; translated from the coding sequence ATGGCGCACGCAGCCCCCAAGTTCGTTGCCTATGAGCGGGTCTCGACCGCACGGCAGGAACGATCGGGTCTTGGTCTGGAGGCGCAACGCAAGGCAATCGATGATTTTGCGGCATCGCGCGGGGCGGACGTCATCGGCCGTTTTACCGAAGTTGAAAGCGGCGGCAAGGATGCCCGGCCCGAGCTCGCCAAAGCTCTGCATCTGGCAAAGCTCACCGGGGCGACGTTGGTCATTGCCAAGCTGGACCGGCTCAGCCGCAATGCCGTGTTTCTGCTGACGCTGCGGGACAGTGGCGTGCGCTTTCTGGCGGTGGACATGCCTGAAGCCAACGATCTGACCGTCGGCATCATGGCCCTCGTGGCCCAGCAGGAACGCGAGGCGATCTCCCGGCGCACGAAGGAGGCTTTGGCGGCGGCGAAGGCACGCGGGGTGACGCTCGGCAATCCCAACGGGGCGGCGGCGCTCAAACGGGCAGGGAAGGGGGGCGAGGCGCTCCGGCGAACGGTGAGTGCAAATGCCGACCAGTTCGCCCACGACCTCAAGGCGGTGGTGCAGGATATCCGTGCTCAGGGCCATGAGACGCTGCGCGCCATAGCCGCAGAACTGAACCGACGTAGTATCCTCACGAGGCGTGGAGGGATGTGGCATGTGTCCAGCGTCAGGAACCTGATCCGCAGGATTGATTGTACAGGTGGCGCCGGCAGTTAG
- a CDS encoding aldehyde dehydrogenase family protein yields MISATLPDHITGLLVDGEWTTPQSGQWLDIIAPAEGQPFGRIAGAGRADVDAAVASARRALSADWGRLNAAERGRLLSRAGLIVQERAEELAELEARDTGKPIAQARADITACARYFEYYGGAADKVHGDTIPVQNGYFAATENVPHGVTAHVIPWNYPAQMFPRSIGPALAMGNAVVMKPAEDACATTLVLADILREVGFPAGSVNMVTGLGAEAGAALSEHPDINFISFIGSSETGVAIQTAAAKTHIGCTLELGGKSAQIVFADADPALVIPTVVAAITQHAGQTCSAGSRLLIERAAMKTLLPQIVEAFSKVRVIMPHMEGQLGPVISSRQKTRVERYIQIADETGLPLLASGQMDPGLSPDGYFIQPRMYGPVPRDHRLAIEEVFGPVLAVIPFDDEADAITLANASDYGLVAGIWTSDSARALRVGRQMQVGQVFVNCFGAGGGIELPFGGMKKSGHGREKGWEALREFAAVRTILVRHD; encoded by the coding sequence ATGATTTCGGCCACCCTACCCGATCACATCACTGGCCTGCTGGTGGATGGTGAATGGACCACCCCGCAATCTGGACAGTGGCTGGACATCATAGCCCCTGCCGAAGGCCAGCCATTTGGCCGTATCGCGGGCGCGGGCCGCGCGGACGTGGATGCTGCCGTGGCCTCGGCCCGCCGGGCGCTGTCGGCCGACTGGGGGCGGCTGAACGCCGCCGAGCGCGGGCGGCTTTTGTCGCGCGCAGGGCTGATCGTGCAAGAACGGGCCGAAGAACTGGCCGAGCTTGAGGCGCGCGACACTGGCAAGCCCATCGCGCAGGCCCGCGCTGACATAACCGCTTGTGCGCGCTATTTCGAATATTACGGCGGCGCGGCCGACAAGGTTCATGGCGACACGATCCCAGTCCAAAATGGCTATTTCGCCGCGACGGAAAATGTTCCGCATGGTGTGACGGCACATGTCATCCCGTGGAATTACCCTGCCCAGATGTTTCCCCGCTCAATTGGACCGGCCTTGGCGATGGGCAACGCTGTCGTCATGAAACCTGCCGAGGATGCGTGCGCCACCACCTTGGTGCTGGCCGATATCTTGCGCGAAGTGGGCTTTCCGGCCGGATCTGTCAACATGGTCACCGGTTTGGGCGCCGAGGCAGGCGCCGCGCTGTCCGAACATCCCGATATCAATTTCATCTCGTTCATCGGGTCGTCTGAAACCGGTGTGGCTATTCAGACTGCCGCAGCCAAGACCCATATTGGCTGTACGCTGGAATTGGGCGGAAAATCTGCCCAGATCGTCTTTGCCGATGCCGACCCAGCGCTCGTCATCCCTACCGTCGTGGCGGCCATTACCCAGCATGCCGGTCAAACCTGCTCTGCCGGATCGCGCCTTTTGATCGAGCGCGCGGCGATGAAAACGCTGCTGCCGCAAATCGTGGAGGCATTTTCAAAGGTTCGGGTCATCATGCCGCATATGGAAGGTCAGCTGGGCCCGGTGATCAGCTCGCGTCAAAAAACGCGTGTCGAACGATACATCCAGATTGCGGACGAAACGGGCCTTCCGCTGTTGGCCAGCGGCCAAATGGACCCCGGGTTAAGCCCCGACGGCTATTTCATCCAGCCGCGCATGTACGGCCCCGTCCCACGCGATCACCGTCTGGCGATCGAGGAAGTGTTCGGCCCGGTTCTGGCCGTGATCCCCTTTGACGACGAGGCGGACGCGATCACCCTTGCCAACGCCAGCGACTACGGATTGGTCGCCGGCATTTGGACTAGCGACAGCGCTCGCGCACTACGGGTCGGACGGCAGATGCAGGTAGGGCAGGTTTTCGTCAATTGTTTCGGCGCTGGCGGCGGGATCGAATTGCCCTTCGGCGGGATGAAAAAATCCGGCCATGGTCGTGAAAAGGGCTGGGAGGCATTGAGGGAATTCGCCGCAGTCCGCACCATTCTCGTACGCCACGACTGA
- a CDS encoding nuclear transport factor 2 family protein, with the protein MSELHAVEAALWDYLDGLYEGDVDRLARTFLPEAHLYAASADGLSSLPRDVWLDKIRGRKSAKDSGFPSTNCVHWIDVAETTATARVTCSHPPNGFTDTLSLLKMPDGWKVIAKTYHMAPLD; encoded by the coding sequence ATGTCGGAACTTCATGCCGTTGAAGCAGCGCTATGGGACTATCTCGATGGCCTATATGAGGGGGACGTCGATCGTCTGGCCCGTACTTTCCTACCCGAAGCGCATCTTTATGCGGCCTCTGCCGATGGCCTTTCGAGCCTGCCGCGCGATGTCTGGCTGGACAAAATCCGGGGGCGCAAATCGGCCAAGGACAGCGGATTCCCCTCGACCAACTGCGTTCACTGGATCGACGTGGCCGAAACCACGGCAACCGCGCGCGTCACCTGTTCGCACCCGCCCAACGGGTTCACCGACACGCTGAGCCTGCTGAAAATGCCGGATGGCTGGAAGGTCATCGCCAAGACCTATCACATGGCACCACTGGACTGA